The Procambarus clarkii isolate CNS0578487 unplaced genomic scaffold, FALCON_Pclarkii_2.0 HiC_scaffold_106, whole genome shotgun sequence genome includes a region encoding these proteins:
- the LOC138360304 gene encoding uncharacterized protein, producing MAQRPTGHETVWSRARNASARLDTKWSANGEELALTCRERTMTRKERRCVARIIRNHHRGLRDERLQDKPDQGKVITANQQIPSIDSNLWPDIVLEKNGEVLLVDVTCPFENGEASLDEARLRKKQKYAPIAAVLRRTYKQVTVHAFIVGSLGSYDPRNDKMMNRLASKKYQKPFRKLCITDPI from the exons ATGGCTCAGCGGCCGACTGGTCACGAAACAGTCTGGTCCAGAGCAAGAAATGCATCTGCAAGACTGGACACGAAATGGTCTGCCAACGGCGAAGAGCTAGCACTAACGTGCAGGGAACGGACCATGACAAGGAAGGAAAGAAGATGCGTGGCAAGGATCATCCGCAATCACCATCGTGGACTCAGAGACGAACGCCTGCAGGACAAGCCGGACCAGGGAAAA GTCATCACGGCGAATCAGCAGATCCCTAGCATCGACAGCAACCTATGGCCGGACATCGTCCTCGAGAAGAATGGAGAAGTCCTCCTCGTCGATGTGACGTGCCCCTTTGAGAACGGCGAAGCCTCCCTGGATGAAGCTAGGCTGCGAAAGAAGCAGAAATATGCGCCGATTGCAGCTGTGCTGCGACGGACCTACAAGCAGGTCACTGTCCACGCCTTCATCGTGGGCTCACTAGGCTCGTACGATCCAAGGAATGACAAGATGATGAACAGGCTCGCCTCCAAGAAGTACCAGAAACCCTTCAGGAAGCTCTGCATCACTGACCCGATTTGA